A part of Gossypium hirsutum isolate 1008001.06 chromosome A07, Gossypium_hirsutum_v2.1, whole genome shotgun sequence genomic DNA contains:
- the LOC107955253 gene encoding actin-depolymerizing factor codes for MSFRGFSRPNATSGIGVADQTKDTFLELKRKKVYRYVKYRIDEKKREVVVEKTGAPAETYDDFAASLPETDCRYAVYDFDFVTSENCQKSKIFFIAWCPSSSRIRAKMLYATSKDRLRRELDGIHYEIQATDPTEMDLEVVRDRAH; via the exons ATGTCGTTTAGGGGATTCAGTCGG CCAAATGCTACATCAGGCATCGGCGTTGCTGATCAGACCAAGGATACTTTCTTGGAGCTGAAAAGGAAGAAAGTTTATCGGTATGTGAAATATAGGATCGATGAGAAGAAAAGGGAGGTTGTGGTTGAGAAAACTGGTGCCCCTGCTGAGACCTATGATGACTTCGCTGCATCTCTGCCTGAAACTGATTGCCGATATGCCGTCTACGACTTTGATTTTGTTACTTCTGAGAATTGTCAAAAGAGCAAGATTTTCTTCATTGCATG GTGCCCTTCATCCTCTCGAATCCGTGCAAAGATGCTTTATGCCACATCAAAAGACAGGCTTAGAAGGGAACTGGACGGTATCCATTACGAGATTCAGGCTACTGACCCTACAGAGATGGATCTTGAAGTGGTGAGGGATCGTGCTCATTGA